Proteins encoded within one genomic window of Oryza glaberrima chromosome 12, OglaRS2, whole genome shotgun sequence:
- the LOC127757141 gene encoding uncharacterized protein LOC127757141, whose amino-acid sequence MPVKSGSLGTPQYDASSEAQERVSICHQPILAVLFFLLDCNFSCCLVSTTQLMCIQVVMLAKKKMVKREHHECFATDSAREWRMMCTPPHRVLILPEQWLNTRMLLPLVLVSGCRSVLRRGRSSTKNLKRRSMQRSLNKRRQNLKGRKTTQRRGSPCLRSAPATCGSSSPTWPTVPTLRSLHGRRPPSTGYE is encoded by the exons ATG CCTGTTAAATCTGGATCACTGGGCACACCTCAATATGATGCTTCTTCTGAAGCCCAAGAGCGAGTGTCAATCTGTCACCAACCAATTTTGGCcgtccttttctttcttctggATTGCAATTTCAGTTGTTGTTTAGTTAGCACAACACAATTAATGTGCATCCAAGTTGTGATGCTTGCCAAAAAGAAAATG GTCAAACGAGAACACCACGAATGCTTTGCAACAGATTCTGCCAGAGAATGGAGGATGATGTGCACTCCACCACATC GAGTACTAATACTCCCTGAGCAGTGGCTCAATACTAGAATGCTGCTGCCACTGGTTTTAGTTTCAGGTTGCAGGAGCGTgctgagaagaggaagaag TTCTACCAAAAATCTGAAGAGAAGATCCATGCAAAGGAGCTTGAACAAACGCAGGCAAAATCTAAA GGGGAGGAAAACAACCCAGCGACGTGGAAGTCCGTGTCTGAGGAGTGCGCCGGCCACATGCGGGAGTTCCTCACCGACCTGGCCTACTGTTCCAACGTTGAGGTCGTTGCACGGGAGGCGACCGCCTAGCACGGGCTACGAGTGA
- the LOC127757539 gene encoding septin and tuftelin-interacting protein 1 homolog 1, which translates to MEEDAEGMDRFDMEGDFEGGRFGRDGEFYYERRRERAPQTRDDALYGVFAEGDSDYDSDDGRRRSRRKRRRDEAEPDLSRPVHFQSAGKFMPSKEPEPEPEERPGLGAAPASASASAAGADDAVEEEDLDLPTAFGQRIAEGARARREERARERETAARRRQASGVAAGKPAPALGSLGSNTKVAKMMAMMGYKDGMGLGKNEQGIVAPVETTLRPKNAGLGSVEGFKEPKPFFTKENLPPPPPPAPAKKEQQRWSKKAGAKKGPVLTKNELLAMRSEQEQDEQPTVVQKVIDMRGPQARVLTDLKGLNVEQEMEANDLPMPELQYNVRLLVDEAKADIVRLDGQLQREQEKVASLVREKEKVAKQEALQKCQLQVMEKIAGVLEQVRVDDTAGVLSLEGLLKTFQELKACYVEEFKMCSVAWIACRFAHPLLIRVFQGWQPLQNPLFGLEIMSSWKDLLQGDQAYDFSGDVESMAPYAQLVSEVILPAVRISGTNSWEARDPEPMLRFLESWERLLPPIVLQSILEHVIMPKLSAAVDSWDPRREKVPIHVWVHPWLPMLGQRIDTLCHSIRYKLSSVLHVWQAHDASAYAVLSPWKDVFDAASWEDLIVRYIVPKLKMALQEFQINPANQKLDQFNWVMIWASAIPVHHMVHMLEVDFFSKWQQVLYHWLCSPNPDFNEIMNWYKGWKGLFPPELLANERIRMLLTAGLDMMNRAAEGLEVVQPGARENVGYLRATEKRQFDAAQQASQYTTHHAVPGAAMAALSFKESIQAYAMDQGLLFMPRVGKFYNGMPVYEFGTVSICIDSVKRLLYAQLQEGIERWSAVSLTQLIEMNRKARQR; encoded by the coding sequence atggaggagGACGCGGAGGGGATGGACCGGTTCGACATGGAAGGCGACTTCGAGGGCGGCCGGTTCGGCAGGGACGGCGAGTTCTACtacgagcgccgccgcgagcgcgcgCCGCAGACGCGCGACGACGCGCTCTACGGCGTCTTCGCCGAAGGCGACTCCGACTACGACTccgacgacggccgccgccgcagccgccgcaagCGCCGCAGGGACGAGGCCGAGCCCGACCTCTCCCGCCCCGTCCACTTCCAGTCCGCCGGCAAGTTCATGCCCAGCAAGGAGCCCGAGCCCGAGCCCGAGGAGAGGCCCGGCCttggcgccgcccccgcctccgcctccgcctccgcggcgggtGCGGATgatgcggtggaggaggaggatctcGACCTGCCCACGGCGTTCGGGCAGCGGATCGCGGAGGGCgcgagggcgaggcgggaggAGAGGGCGCGGGAGCGGGAGACGGCCGCGCGGCGCAGGCAGGCGTCGGGGGTGGCCGCCGGGAAGCCGGCGCCGGCTCTGGGGAGCCTGGGGTCCAACACGAAGGTGGCCAAGATGATGGCCATGATGGGGTACAAGGATGGGATGGGGCTCGGCAAGAACGAGCAAGGTATAGTCGCGCCGGTGGAGACCACTCTGCGCCCCAAGAACGCCGGTCTCGGAAGCGTCGAGGGGTTCAAGGAGCCCAAGCCCTTCTTTACCAAGGAGAatttgccgcctccgcctccgccggcgcccgccAAGAAGGAGCAGCAGAGGTGGTCGAAGAAGGCCGGTGCGAAGAAAGGCCCCGTGCTGACGAAGAATGAGTTGCTTGCGATGCGCAGCGAGCAGGAGCAGGATGAGCAGCCTACGGTTGTCCAGAAGGTGATCGACATGCGAGGGCCTCAGGCACGCGTGCTAACGGACTTGAAGGGGCTCAACGTGGAGCAGGAGATGGAGGCGAACGATCTGCCGATGCCAGAGTTGCAATACAATGTGAGGCTGCTTGTCGATGAGGCCAAGGCTGATATTGTGAGGCTGGATGGGCAGCTGCAACGGGAGCAGGAGAAGGTGGCAAGCTTGGTGCGGGAGAAGGAGAAAGTGGCAAAACAGGAGGCTTTGCAGAAATGCCAACTACAAGTTATGGAGAAGATAGCAGGAGTGCTGGAGCAGGTCCGAGTGGATGATACTGCAGGTGTTCTCTCTCTGGAAGGGTTGCTTAAGACCTTTCAGGAATTGAAGGCATGCTATGTGGAGGAGTTCAAGATGTGTAGTGTTGCATGGATTGCCTGCCGGTTTGCTCATCCGCTACTAATCCGAGTCTTCCAGGGGTGGCAACCACTGCAAAATCCATTGTTTGGCTTGGAGATCATGTCATCATGGAAAGATTTGCTGCAGGGGGATCAAGCATATGACTTCTCAGGTGATGTTGAATCGATGGCTCCATATGCACAATTGGTTAGCGAGGTCATCCTACCCGCTGTGAGGATATCAGGAACCAATTCATGGGAGGCTAGGGATCCAGAACCAATGCTTCGGTTTCTTGAATCATGGGAACGGTTGCTGCCCCCTATCGTGCTCCAGTCAATATTGGAGCATGTCATAATGCCAAAGCTTTCGGCTGCAGTAGATTCTTGGGACCCACGCAGGGAGAAGGTACCAATCCATGTATGGGTGCATCCATGGTTGCCAATGCTAGGACAGAGGATAGATACCTTGTGCCATTCTATTCGATACAAACTGAGTAGTGTTCTCCATGTTTGGCAAGCTCACGATGCATCAGCCTATGCTGTGTTGTCTCCATGGAAGGATGTATTTGATGCCGCAAGCTGGGAAGACTTGATTGTGCGTTATATCGTACCAAAATTGAAAATGGCACTGCAAGAGTTTCAGATCAACCCTGCAAACCAGAAACTCGATCAGTTCAACTGGGTAATGATTTGGGCTTCTGCAATCCCAGTACACCATATGGTCCATATGTTGGAAGTAGATTTCTTCAGCAAGTGGCAGCAGGTCCTCTACCATTGGCTGTGTTCACCAAATCCTGATTTCAATGAAATCATGAACTGGTACAAGGGCTGGAAGGGCCTTTTCCCACCAGAATTGCTTGCCAATGAGCGCATACGGATGCTTTTAACAGCTGGCCTTGACATGATGAACCGAGCTGCTGAAGGCCTTGAGGTGGTGCAACCTGGCGCCAGGGAAAACGTGGGCTACTTGAGAGCAACAGAGAAGAGGCAATTTGATGCAGCACAGCAAGCATCACAATACACGACTCACCATGCGGTGCCAGGAGCAGCCATGGCGGCTTTGAGCTTTAAGGAGTCTATCCAGGCATATGCAATGGACCAAGGCTTATTGTTTATGCCCAGAGTTGGTAAATTCTACAACGGTATGCCAGTGTATGAGTTTGGCACCGTGAGTATTTGCATTGACTCTGTGAAGCGCCTACTCTATGCACAACTTCAAGAAGGAATTGAGAGATGGAGTGCTGTCTCTCTTACACAATTGATAGAAATGAACCGGAAGGCGAGGCAACGCTAA